One Megalopta genalis isolate 19385.01 chromosome 5, iyMegGena1_principal, whole genome shotgun sequence DNA window includes the following coding sequences:
- the LOC117221012 gene encoding uncharacterized protein LOC117221012: MQGIRRILVFCILTTILPIILLITPLYLRHNFYANVAYTVTESDILEITDGVSTIFCSEHTIEMNRTFNAFQVSQNPEITSYKKHIRLKKSMSIPDDTLEYWGFYLLKGASVALSVCSRFEGASILLVKDERNLRTCGMLEHNYGDQIVKNIFLPDAQQQVKVVFTSNTEEDTFQTDLTKVNGLLTSAKNKFSRNVTLKTTNEDSNKFHEYVKNNTFPDKNIRKEKLIQGENTVYSTRKLRHAKKRQYSKLMRGEKKNILQDSNIKHNLEYSSNNTKKKIEIETTMLTKKVKRSQDLVKPTFLLDEGIKHGGNAVMNATNADDISSVSSFENGLFKCYGGSILIAQEFAPSKHCTNVTYLLSGKHMQATQNIVESGYYYYIFYSDNDIVSNDIHAVFDIYKPLLQYENVTNSCINQTKCSFPVNLLSLDKVIVEIPTKDGVEYEIYNNSLLLSVCHPRMEVYIIFPIAVLFLILTRAFM; the protein is encoded by the exons ATGCAAGGTATCAGGAGGATATTAGTTTTCTGTATATTAACAACGATATTACCAATCATACTTCTTATAACACCATTGTATCTACGTCATAATTTCTATGCTAATGTTGCATACACTGTGACCGAATCTGATATCCTGGAAATCACTGATGGAGTCTCCACAATATTTTGTTCT GAACACACTATAGAGATGAATAGAACCTTTAATGCATTTCAAGTGTCACAGAATCCAGAAATTACTTCATATAAAAAACACATACGTCTTAAAAAGAGTATGTCAATACCAGATGACACTCTAGAATATTGGGGATTTTATCTCTTAAAAGGAGCAAGTGTAGCACTGTCTGTATGCTCAAG ATTCGAAGGAGCTTCAATACTACTTGTTAAAGATGAACGTAATCTACGAACATGTGGTATGTTGGAGCATAATTATGGAGATCAAATTGTGAAGAATATATTTTTACCAGATGCACAACAACAAGTCAAAGTGGTGTTTACATCAAATACTGAAGAAGATACTTTTCAGACAGATTTAACTAAAGTTAATGGTTTGCTAACAAGTgcaaaaaataaattttcacgGAATGTCACTTTGAAAACCACCAATGAAGATTCTAACAAATTTCACGAGTAtgtaaaaaataatacatttcCTGACAAAAACATTCGTAAAGAAAAATTGATTCAAGGTGAGAATACTGTATATAGTACAAGAAAACTGAGACATGCAAAAAAGAGACAATATTCCAAACTAATGAGAggagaaaagaaaaatatactACAAGACAGCAAtataaaacacaatttagaatacagttcaaataatactaaaaagaaaatagaaatagaaactacAATGTTAACTAAAAAGGTCAAGAGGAGTCAAGACCTTGTTAAACCAACATTTTTACTTGATGAAGGCATTAAACACGGTGGAAATGCTGTTATGAATGCAACAAATGCTGATGATATTTCTTCGGTATCTAGCTTTGAAAATGGATTATTCAAATGTTATGGTGGTTCAATTTTAATAGCCCAAGAATTCGCACCATCCAAACATTGTACTAATGTCACTTATTTGCTTAGTGGAAAACATATGCAAGCAACCCAGAACATTGTAGAAAGTGGTTActattattacattttttacAGTGAtaatgatattgtttcaaatgataTACACGCGGTTTTTGATATTTATAAACCTCTTCTTCAGTATGAAAATGTAACAAATTCTTGTATAAATCAAACCAAATGCTCCTTTCCAGTTAATCTACTCTCACTGGACAAAGTGATAGTCGAAATACCAACAAAAGATGGTGttgaatatgaaatatataataatagcttACTTCTTTCTGTCTGTCATCCACGAATGGAAGTTTACATTATTTTTCCTATTGCAGTATTATTCTTAATTCTAACGCGTGCATTTATGTAA
- the LOC117221023 gene encoding activating signal cointegrator 1 complex subunit 1: MNVLEPELVWVDGRCYRRFGKRESSDHNISPYVEDDDDLDIEDVEEYDDPDIEIVSYGSSRFKHTFHVAKAFFPFIIGSKHLMRKKLEADTKTSIQIPKVGQDGDIVIIGFHPKGIITARRRIDMLITAARRNLDYTHFLSIPLNEGSIIMKYMAFKNDVLKSSEKTSRGIDETIFQIPSKLHITIGMLKLFDDAERERATQALDDCKEHIIKPAMEKYGQIHICLEGLSIMNDDPTETKVLYARVIDENNSLQEIANEIANYYASIDLIDRKQENVLLHVTLMNTRYKNETKRGPYETFDATDILKAHEHTKFADTTLKQIHISQLHTDCNGYYAATAKINLTEGF, translated from the exons ATGAATGTCCTCGAACCAGAGTTAGTTTGGGTAGACGGTCGATGTTATAGACGCTTTGGAAAAAGGGAATCAAGTGATCACAATATTTCTCCATACGTTGAGGATGATGATGATCTTGACATTGAAGATGTGGAAGAATATGATGACCCCGATATTGAAATTGTTTCATATGGGTCATCGAGATTTAAACATACTTTTCATGTAGCAAA AGCATTTTTCCCATTTATTATTGGAAGCAAACACTTAATGCGTAAAAAATTAGAAGCTGACACTAAAACAAGCATACAAATCCCAAAAGTAGGTCAGGATGGTGATATTG TGATAATTGGATTCCATCCTAAAGGAATAATAACTGCACGTCGTAGAATAGATATGTTAATAACTGCAGCAAGGAGAAATCTAGACTATACACATTTTTTATCTATACCACTGAACGAAGGTtctataataatgaaatatatgGCATTTAAGAATGATGTTCTTAAAAGCTCAGAGAAAACATCTAGGGGTATAGATGAAACAATCTTCCAGATACCAAGTAAATTGCATATTACTATTGGgatgttaaaattatttgatgatgcagaaagagagagagctacCCAAGCTTTAGACGATTGTAAAGAGCATATTATAAA GCCTGCGATGGAAAAGTATGGTCAAATTCATATATGCTTAGAAGGACTTTCAATAATGAATGATGATCCGACCGAGACAAAGGTTCTGTATGCAAGAGTAATTGACGAGAATAATTCTTTGCAAGAAATAGCAAATGAAATTGCCAATTATTATGCCAGCATAG ATTTAATAGACAGAAAACAGGAAAATGTTTTGTTGCATGTAACACTTATGAATACGAgatataaaaatgaaacaaaaagaGGACCATATGAAACATTTGATGCAACAGACATATTGAAA GCCCATGAACATACTAAATTTGCAGACACTACATTAAAACAGATTCATATATCACAGCTCCACACAGACTGCAATGGATATTATGCAGCAACAGCAAAAATTAATCTAACTGAGGGCTTTTGA